Proteins from a single region of Pseudopedobacter saltans DSM 12145:
- the guaA gene encoding glutamine-hydrolyzing GMP synthase has protein sequence MQEKILILDFGSQYTQLIARRVRELNVYCEIHPFNKIPAIDEYTKGVILSGSPSSVRQEGAPQVDFNQFHGKLPLLGVCYGAQYIAQHSGGSVLPSEIREYGRANLDYIHSNNPLMKDLPAKSQVWMSHGDTIKEVPANFEIIASTDTVKVAAYHVKDSQTYGIQFHPEVTHSLDGKTLLQNFIIDICGCSQDWTPFAFADETIASLKEQLGNDKVVLALSGGVDSSVAALLLHKAIGNNLYCVFVDNGLLRKNEFESVLESYKTLGLNVKGVDAKDQFYAALKGLTDPEKKRKAIGGKFIDIFDAEAHLIQDVKWLAQGTIYPDVIESVSVNGGPSATIKSHHNVGGLPDFMKLKVVEPLRSLFKDEVRRVGRALGLPENILGRHPFPGPGLGIRILGEVTPEKVAILQEADYIYIENLRKAGLYDKVWQAGTIFLPIQSVGVMGDERTYENVVSLRAVESVDGMTADWCHLPYELLAKISNEIINNVKGINRVVYDISSKPPATIEWE, from the coding sequence ATGCAAGAGAAAATTCTGATTCTAGATTTCGGATCGCAGTATACCCAATTAATAGCTCGTAGGGTAAGAGAACTAAATGTTTATTGCGAAATCCACCCATTCAATAAAATTCCGGCAATAGATGAATACACAAAAGGTGTAATTCTTTCAGGAAGTCCTTCCTCTGTACGTCAGGAGGGAGCGCCACAAGTGGATTTTAACCAGTTTCATGGCAAACTACCTTTATTAGGTGTTTGTTACGGAGCGCAGTACATTGCACAACATTCTGGTGGCAGTGTTTTACCTTCTGAAATCAGGGAATATGGAAGAGCGAATTTAGATTATATTCATAGCAACAACCCATTGATGAAAGACCTGCCGGCTAAATCTCAGGTTTGGATGTCGCATGGAGATACCATAAAAGAAGTGCCTGCCAATTTCGAAATCATTGCAAGTACGGACACTGTTAAAGTTGCTGCTTATCATGTAAAAGACAGCCAAACTTATGGTATCCAGTTCCATCCGGAAGTAACACATTCTTTAGATGGTAAGACTTTATTGCAGAATTTTATTATAGATATTTGTGGTTGTAGCCAGGACTGGACACCTTTTGCTTTTGCTGATGAAACTATAGCCTCATTAAAAGAGCAGTTGGGAAACGATAAAGTCGTTTTGGCTTTGTCCGGCGGGGTGGATTCTTCGGTAGCGGCTTTACTTTTGCATAAAGCTATCGGAAACAATCTGTACTGTGTGTTTGTTGATAATGGGTTACTGAGGAAGAACGAGTTTGAATCGGTACTGGAATCATACAAAACTTTAGGTCTTAACGTTAAAGGTGTAGATGCGAAAGACCAGTTTTATGCAGCATTGAAAGGTTTAACAGATCCTGAAAAGAAGAGAAAAGCAATTGGCGGTAAATTCATCGATATCTTTGATGCAGAAGCTCATTTAATTCAGGATGTGAAATGGTTGGCTCAAGGTACTATATATCCGGATGTAATCGAATCGGTTTCGGTTAACGGAGGTCCTTCGGCAACAATCAAATCTCACCATAATGTGGGAGGTTTACCAGATTTCATGAAATTGAAAGTGGTAGAGCCACTAAGGTCTTTATTTAAAGACGAAGTAAGGCGAGTAGGTAGAGCTTTAGGCTTACCAGAAAATATTTTAGGTAGACATCCTTTCCCTGGTCCGGGTTTGGGAATCAGAATTTTGGGAGAAGTAACTCCGGAGAAAGTGGCTATCTTACAGGAAGCGGATTATATTTATATCGAAAACCTTAGAAAAGCAGGTCTTTACGATAAAGTATGGCAAGCGGGTACAATTTTCTTACCAATACAGTCTGTTGGAGTAATGGGAGATGAGCGTACTTATGAAAACGTAGTTAGTTTAAGAGCTGTAGAATCTGTAGATGGTATGACGGCAGACTGGTGTCATTTACCTTACGAGCTATTAGCAAAAATTTCTAATGAAATTATTAATAATGTTAAAGGAATTAACAGAGTTGTTTATGACATCAGTTCGAAACCGCCAGCAACAATTGAGTGGGAATAG
- a CDS encoding M20/M25/M40 family metallo-hydrolase, giving the protein MKTSLAIVFALLLILICIVLFNTITFKSKQIEADEFEFVDVRKGSIARLQEALRFKTISYDDSTKTDSAEFLRFHSYLASAFPLVFEKTELIKINNLSLLLRWKGKEQGGPLVLMAHQDVVPVEESTLKSWKADPFSGEVIDGYVYGRGAIDDKGSLMAILESVEMLLSENFIPQNDIYLAFGHDEEVTGQNGAKAIVSWFKQKNIIPKMVLDEGGMITNTKVPNLEKTAAVVGIAEKGYLTVKLETSIEGGHSSMPAQNTAIDILADAIVKIKQNPFPSELNGVVNSFMDYVGPELPFTSKMAMANRWLFSPIIRNIYSKTPAGNASIRTTQAFTVFRSGVKENLIPGEAHATINLRTLPNSSEKDILSHLKKVIANDLVKISVGANKTNPQQIANLNDSTFLYLQSTLSSFRKDIVVAPFLMIGATDSRYFGEITPQVFRFVPFTDLEGLHGINERIAIKEYKEGITFYYYFLKNLKFS; this is encoded by the coding sequence ATGAAAACATCTCTGGCAATAGTTTTCGCTCTTCTTTTGATACTTATTTGTATCGTGTTATTCAATACCATAACTTTCAAAAGTAAACAAATTGAAGCTGATGAATTCGAATTTGTTGATGTGAGGAAAGGAAGTATAGCCCGTTTGCAGGAAGCACTTCGTTTCAAAACTATTTCTTATGATGATTCTACTAAAACAGATAGTGCTGAATTTTTAAGATTCCATTCTTATTTAGCGTCAGCTTTTCCTTTGGTCTTTGAGAAAACAGAACTTATTAAGATAAATAACTTAAGTCTTTTACTTCGTTGGAAAGGTAAAGAACAAGGTGGTCCGCTTGTATTAATGGCTCATCAGGATGTTGTCCCTGTTGAAGAATCGACATTGAAAAGTTGGAAAGCTGATCCTTTTTCGGGTGAGGTGATAGACGGATATGTTTATGGCCGTGGAGCTATAGACGATAAAGGAAGCCTGATGGCAATTTTAGAAAGTGTAGAAATGTTATTATCAGAAAATTTTATTCCTCAGAACGACATTTACCTTGCTTTCGGACACGATGAAGAAGTAACCGGACAAAATGGAGCCAAAGCAATTGTAAGTTGGTTTAAACAGAAAAATATTATTCCAAAGATGGTTTTGGACGAAGGTGGAATGATTACCAATACTAAAGTTCCTAATCTGGAAAAAACCGCTGCAGTCGTGGGTATAGCAGAGAAAGGTTACCTTACTGTAAAACTGGAAACCAGTATAGAAGGAGGCCACTCTTCCATGCCCGCACAAAACACGGCTATTGATATACTGGCAGATGCAATTGTTAAAATTAAACAGAATCCTTTTCCAAGCGAACTTAATGGCGTAGTCAATTCGTTTATGGATTACGTAGGCCCAGAGCTTCCTTTCACCAGTAAAATGGCCATGGCAAATCGTTGGTTATTTAGCCCTATAATTAGGAATATTTATAGTAAAACACCTGCGGGAAATGCATCTATTAGAACAACACAAGCATTTACCGTCTTCCGGTCAGGTGTGAAAGAAAACTTAATTCCCGGCGAAGCTCATGCTACAATTAACTTACGTACTTTGCCAAATTCGAGTGAAAAAGATATCCTTTCGCATCTTAAAAAAGTAATCGCAAACGATTTGGTGAAAATCAGCGTTGGTGCAAACAAAACCAATCCTCAGCAAATAGCTAATTTAAACGATAGCACATTTCTATATTTACAGAGTACCCTATCTTCATTCAGGAAGGACATTGTTGTAGCACCTTTTTTAATGATTGGGGCTACCGACAGCAGATACTTTGGCGAAATCACTCCACAGGTATTCCGTTTTGTTCCATTTACTGATTTAGAAGGTTTACATGGTATAAATGAAAGAATAGCCATTAAGGAATACAAAGAAGGTATTACCTTTTATTACTATTTTTTAAAAAATCTCAAGTTTTCTTAG
- a CDS encoding deoxycytidylate deaminase, translated as MNLASDLAQKSHCVKNHVGAVLTKDTRIISIGYNGPPAGTHNCDEEWPEEGCPRDSKNSCSLALHAEENAILYAVKNGAQIQGATLYTTLSPCISCARLIYASGIQRVFYKYSYAAYKGLSLDEGVEFLNKFGVQCNKLEDREYREVH; from the coding sequence ATGAATCTGGCATCAGATCTGGCGCAGAAATCACATTGTGTGAAAAACCATGTCGGAGCGGTGCTTACCAAAGATACCAGAATTATTTCAATTGGTTATAACGGGCCTCCTGCAGGAACGCATAATTGTGACGAGGAATGGCCTGAGGAGGGATGTCCAAGAGATTCTAAAAATAGTTGTTCTCTAGCTTTACATGCCGAAGAAAATGCCATTCTATACGCTGTGAAAAATGGCGCTCAAATACAGGGAGCCACTTTGTATACTACATTGTCTCCGTGTATCTCCTGTGCGAGATTGATCTATGCTTCTGGAATACAAAGAGTGTTTTATAAATATTCGTACGCCGCCTATAAAGGATTGTCTTTGGATGAGGGAGTAGAGTTTTTAAATAAGTTTGGAGTTCAATGTAATAAATTGGAAGATCGTGAATATCGTGAAGTTCATTGA
- a CDS encoding LysE family translocator, whose amino-acid sequence MLELIFSGIGLGIVLSFLTGPAFFALIKLSIEKGFQAGVFLALGVVLSDLIYLIITLFGSSFLKFENQYRVPIGIVGSLILFGIGGFYIFKKVKIDYQKISCPKRKFGYFLKGFFMCIFNPFILLYWISVTSGIYSLNGEIKNSEMVPFFGAILLTLFGMDVLKAYFAYKLRYRITEKSIQRLNRIAGIIIIIFAFRLIYNLIFTHSLI is encoded by the coding sequence ATGCTAGAGCTCATATTTTCCGGAATTGGATTGGGGATTGTGCTGTCGTTTTTAACCGGACCAGCTTTCTTCGCTTTAATTAAATTAAGCATAGAAAAGGGCTTTCAAGCAGGTGTTTTTCTTGCATTGGGAGTTGTTCTTTCCGACTTAATCTATCTTATTATTACTTTATTCGGATCGTCATTTCTAAAATTCGAAAACCAATATCGTGTACCTATCGGTATTGTAGGAAGTCTTATTCTTTTCGGTATAGGTGGCTTCTATATATTCAAAAAAGTAAAAATAGATTATCAAAAAATCAGCTGTCCTAAAAGGAAATTTGGTTATTTCCTTAAGGGTTTTTTCATGTGTATATTCAATCCCTTTATTTTATTATACTGGATAAGCGTTACCAGCGGTATATATTCGTTAAACGGTGAAATTAAAAACAGTGAAATGGTTCCGTTTTTTGGAGCGATTTTATTGACCTTATTTGGCATGGATGTATTAAAAGCCTATTTCGCTTACAAATTAAGATATAGAATTACCGAAAAATCCATCCAGCGATTAAACAGAATAGCAGGCATTATTATTATTATTTTCGCGTTCAGACTGATCTATAACCTTATTTTCACGCATTCGCTGATATAA
- a CDS encoding amidophosphoribosyltransferase, producing MSDSIKHECGIAFIRLLKPLSYYQEKYGTSLYGLNKLYLLMEKQHNRGQDGAGIATIKLDVKPGNRYISRYRSMERNAVQDIFTYVMKKFAAVEKEDPTLLQDAQWLKDNVSFTGEVLLGHLRYGTHGKNSIEACHPFLRQNNWMSRNLVVAGNFNMTNVDELLQQLYDLGQHPKEQADTVTVLEKIGHFLDNENQMLFDKFKEQGYDNVEISQKIADNLDVLKILRRSAKTWDGGYTMSGIFGHGDAFVMRDPAGIRPAFYYQDDEVLVAASERPAIQTAFNVKIGQVKEIKPGHALIIKKDGTITEEMFREPLEKKACSFERIYFSRGSDASIYQERKELGKLLTPTILNHVDHDLEKTVFTYIPNTAEVSFYGLMEGLHAYNRHRQKEALLNNDNLTEEELDRILNLAPRVEKLAIKDAKLRTFITQDADRGDMVSHVYDTTYGLIRRDVDTLVAIDDSIVRGTTLKQSILRIFDRLGPVKIIIVSSAPQIRYPDCYGIDMSRMGEFVAFEAAITMLRERGMGHVVEEVYEKCKAQVDLPKEEVVNHVKEIYAPFTDEEISNKIAEIITPKEIGAKVEVIYQTLDNLHEACPDHRGDWYFSGDYPTPGGNKVVNRAFMNWVEGKNARAYM from the coding sequence ATGAGCGATTCTATTAAACACGAGTGCGGAATAGCATTCATACGCCTACTAAAACCCTTATCTTATTATCAGGAAAAGTATGGTACGTCTTTATACGGCCTGAATAAGCTGTATTTGTTGATGGAGAAACAGCATAACCGTGGTCAGGACGGAGCTGGTATTGCAACCATAAAGTTAGATGTAAAACCGGGGAACAGGTACATTAGTCGTTACCGTTCTATGGAAAGAAATGCGGTGCAGGATATCTTTACTTATGTAATGAAAAAATTTGCAGCAGTAGAGAAAGAAGACCCAACACTTTTGCAGGATGCCCAATGGTTAAAAGACAATGTGAGTTTTACCGGAGAAGTGCTATTGGGACATCTTCGTTATGGTACACATGGTAAAAATAGCATTGAGGCTTGTCATCCATTTTTACGTCAGAATAACTGGATGTCTCGTAACCTGGTTGTTGCTGGTAATTTTAACATGACCAATGTTGATGAACTTTTACAGCAATTGTATGATTTAGGTCAGCATCCGAAAGAACAAGCAGATACAGTTACAGTATTGGAGAAAATCGGACACTTTTTGGATAATGAAAACCAGATGCTTTTCGATAAGTTCAAGGAACAAGGATACGATAATGTAGAGATCTCTCAGAAAATTGCGGATAATCTGGACGTATTAAAAATCCTGAGAAGATCTGCGAAAACGTGGGACGGTGGCTATACAATGTCAGGTATTTTTGGTCATGGCGACGCGTTTGTAATGAGAGATCCAGCCGGAATTCGTCCTGCTTTTTATTATCAGGATGATGAGGTTCTGGTTGCTGCATCAGAAAGACCGGCTATTCAAACTGCATTCAATGTTAAAATCGGGCAGGTAAAAGAAATTAAACCCGGACATGCATTAATTATTAAAAAGGACGGAACTATTACAGAAGAAATGTTCCGCGAACCTTTAGAGAAAAAGGCATGTTCTTTCGAAAGGATTTATTTTTCGAGAGGAAGTGATGCTTCTATCTATCAGGAAAGAAAAGAACTGGGTAAATTATTAACTCCAACAATTCTGAATCATGTGGATCATGATTTGGAGAAGACAGTATTTACTTATATCCCAAATACAGCAGAAGTTTCTTTTTATGGCTTAATGGAAGGCTTACATGCCTATAATCGCCATAGACAAAAAGAAGCATTGTTGAATAATGACAATTTAACTGAAGAAGAGTTAGACAGGATTCTGAATCTGGCGCCAAGAGTGGAGAAACTAGCTATTAAAGATGCAAAATTGCGCACTTTCATTACTCAGGATGCAGACCGTGGCGATATGGTGTCTCATGTATACGATACTACTTATGGCTTAATCAGAAGAGATGTAGATACATTGGTCGCTATCGATGATTCGATAGTTCGTGGTACAACATTAAAGCAAAGTATTCTTCGAATATTCGACAGATTGGGTCCCGTTAAAATCATTATCGTTTCATCTGCACCTCAAATCCGTTATCCGGACTGTTATGGTATAGATATGAGTAGAATGGGAGAGTTTGTTGCTTTTGAGGCAGCTATTACGATGCTGAGAGAACGCGGGATGGGACATGTGGTAGAAGAAGTTTACGAAAAATGTAAGGCACAGGTAGATTTGCCTAAAGAAGAAGTTGTAAATCATGTAAAAGAAATTTATGCACCTTTTACAGATGAAGAAATTTCTAATAAAATTGCGGAAATCATAACTCCAAAGGAAATTGGAGCTAAAGTAGAAGTGATTTACCAGACTTTAGACAACTTACATGAAGCTTGTCCGGATCATAGAGGAGATTGGTACTTCTCTGGAGATTATCCAACTCCTGGAGGAAATAAAGTAGTAAACCGAGCATTTATGAATTGGGTAGAAGGTAAAAATGCCCGGGCATATATGTAG
- a CDS encoding NADH-quinone oxidoreductase subunit N, with protein sequence MIENFNISGSIQNIVDSIPFLAPEFILVAGFLVVIVLDLFVKRSEKLVFFISLLTFILGICFSIAQFARVGSDGIALFADMLVLTKKGILFKILILIGAVFSAVFFNNDKRILGHAKGVNDFFSVFIATILAMLILVTSANLLIVFIAIEMLSLGSYIMVSYTAEKSQQMEAGMKYMLFGVTSSAIMLYGISFIYGFSGSLNLLDGSVFNGLNEVPPIAKNLIIIFFVVGIGFKLSAAPFHFWTPDVYQAAPTSVTSFLSTVPKVAVFGWLYSINNQFHLVGEIYLQVIFALAILSLLAGNVLAVFQNDLKRLLAYSAIGHTGFMLMIFVLPETDVFHSLFFYLLVYIVTNIGAFLVLYHYEEKYDALSLQSIKGLGKATVLASTVLIIFLVSLIGLPPTGGFIAKFILFSELINQPQIAPYGTWLLIVAVITTVISLFYYFKIPLNLFLREGEEQSINWYNRKLVFLPVAFAILIILLGIFPSVVKFF encoded by the coding sequence ATGATAGAGAATTTTAACATATCAGGTTCCATACAGAATATCGTTGATTCGATACCTTTTTTAGCTCCCGAGTTTATATTGGTAGCCGGGTTTCTAGTGGTAATTGTCCTGGATTTGTTTGTAAAGAGATCTGAAAAGCTGGTTTTCTTTATATCCTTATTGACCTTTATTCTGGGAATTTGTTTTTCAATAGCTCAATTTGCCAGGGTAGGATCAGACGGGATTGCTTTGTTTGCTGATATGTTGGTTTTGACCAAAAAAGGTATTCTTTTTAAAATCCTGATTTTAATAGGAGCTGTTTTTTCAGCTGTTTTTTTTAATAATGATAAAAGAATCCTGGGGCATGCTAAAGGTGTTAACGATTTTTTTTCGGTATTTATAGCTACTATTTTGGCTATGCTGATTTTAGTAACGTCAGCCAATTTGTTAATTGTATTTATTGCAATTGAAATGCTCTCTTTGGGATCATACATTATGGTCTCTTACACTGCTGAAAAAAGCCAGCAAATGGAAGCTGGAATGAAATACATGTTGTTTGGTGTTACTTCTTCTGCGATTATGCTTTACGGTATTTCATTTATTTATGGATTTAGCGGATCTCTTAACCTTTTGGACGGAAGCGTTTTTAACGGACTTAATGAGGTGCCCCCTATAGCCAAAAATCTTATCATTATATTTTTTGTAGTGGGAATAGGTTTTAAACTGTCTGCGGCTCCATTTCATTTCTGGACACCGGATGTTTATCAAGCTGCCCCAACTTCGGTGACATCTTTCCTGTCGACGGTACCAAAAGTTGCGGTTTTCGGATGGTTATATAGTATCAACAATCAATTTCATCTGGTAGGAGAAATTTACCTGCAGGTTATATTTGCTTTGGCAATTTTGTCTTTGCTGGCAGGAAATGTTCTTGCCGTCTTCCAAAATGATTTGAAACGTCTGTTGGCATATTCTGCCATCGGTCATACGGGTTTCATGCTAATGATTTTTGTATTGCCGGAAACAGATGTATTCCACTCCCTGTTTTTCTATTTATTGGTATATATTGTAACCAATATTGGAGCGTTCCTGGTGCTTTACCATTACGAAGAAAAATATGACGCACTTTCTTTACAGAGCATCAAAGGTTTAGGAAAAGCAACTGTATTGGCTTCCACGGTTTTGATTATATTTCTGGTTTCCTTAATTGGATTACCTCCAACCGGAGGGTTTATAGCAAAATTTATTTTATTCTCAGAACTTATTAATCAACCGCAGATAGCACCATACGGAACCTGGTTGCTAATTGTAGCAGTAATAACTACTGTAATTTCACTTTTCTATTATTTTAAAATACCACTTAACCTCTTTTTAAGAGAAGGCGAAGAACAGTCCATAAACTGGTATAATAGGAAGCTGGTCTTTTTGCCCGTTGCATTTGCCATTTTAATAATCTTATTGGGAATTTTTCCGTCTGTTGTTAAGTTTTTTTAG
- a CDS encoding complex I subunit 4 family protein has protein sequence MGLLSLLIFIPLLVGIIIMILPSKLDKNFKYISVAVSAFQLILSSYLYFNFKTGQAGVDQLSGYQFTESLEWIRLNAGSFGTLQIDYFIGVDGFSITLVWLTALVMLIASLSSWEITTNKKGYFALLMLLNTATIGVFCALDIFLFYVFYELMLLPLYFLIGMWGGPRREYAAIKFFLYTLIGSVFMLLVIAGLYFSVVDPVSGNHTFNMVHMMNPANYLPDSIFSVLSNTDILGIPARTLAFIVVFIAFAIKVPVFPFHTWLPDAHVEAPTPISIILAGILLKVGGYGIIRIAYSIFPEVATDLSFYVGLLGVISILYGAMVALAQADLKRLIAYSSVSHMGFVLLGLASMTPEGISGAMLQMISHGFLSVMMFYAVGVIYGRVHDRYIYNFRGLASHMPKLTFFVTIAFFASLGLPGFSAFISEIFTLIGAFKSESINGFIPRWMAIGGALGILLGAAYLLWTLQRMFFGTLRLKEESWLSALKDLNAREILTFTPLAILALVLGIMPSLVFDVINASVNQFITLFK, from the coding sequence ATGGGTTTATTATCATTATTAATTTTTATTCCATTACTGGTTGGCATCATCATTATGATTTTGCCCTCTAAATTAGATAAGAATTTTAAATATATTTCTGTAGCGGTTTCTGCTTTTCAATTGATATTGTCAAGCTACCTGTATTTTAATTTTAAGACAGGGCAGGCGGGTGTCGATCAGTTATCCGGATATCAGTTTACAGAAAGTCTGGAATGGATCAGGTTAAATGCCGGTAGTTTTGGAACATTACAGATTGACTATTTTATAGGTGTGGATGGTTTTTCAATTACCCTGGTTTGGCTGACAGCTTTGGTAATGCTGATAGCCAGTTTATCATCATGGGAAATTACAACGAATAAAAAAGGATATTTCGCTTTATTGATGCTGTTAAACACTGCAACAATAGGAGTTTTTTGTGCTTTAGATATCTTTTTATTCTACGTTTTTTACGAGCTTATGCTATTGCCTTTATACTTTCTGATAGGAATGTGGGGCGGGCCAAGAAGAGAGTATGCGGCAATCAAATTTTTCCTGTACACCTTAATCGGTTCGGTATTTATGCTTTTGGTCATTGCAGGACTGTATTTTTCTGTGGTAGACCCGGTTTCAGGAAATCATACTTTCAACATGGTGCATATGATGAATCCTGCAAATTATCTTCCGGATTCTATATTCTCCGTGTTATCTAATACCGATATTTTAGGGATTCCGGCAAGGACACTGGCTTTCATTGTCGTATTTATTGCCTTCGCCATAAAAGTACCTGTTTTTCCATTTCATACCTGGTTACCCGATGCACACGTTGAAGCGCCAACACCAATTTCTATTATCCTGGCGGGGATTCTTTTGAAAGTGGGAGGTTACGGAATTATAAGAATCGCCTATAGCATTTTCCCTGAAGTTGCGACAGATTTATCTTTTTATGTAGGACTTTTAGGCGTGATATCGATTTTATACGGAGCTATGGTTGCATTGGCCCAGGCGGATTTAAAACGTCTGATAGCCTATTCTTCGGTTTCCCATATGGGATTCGTATTATTGGGATTGGCCTCTATGACTCCCGAAGGAATTAGCGGAGCAATGTTGCAGATGATTTCTCACGGATTTCTTTCTGTGATGATGTTCTATGCTGTAGGCGTAATCTATGGCCGGGTACACGACAGGTATATTTATAATTTCAGAGGCTTAGCATCGCATATGCCGAAATTGACATTCTTTGTGACAATTGCATTCTTTGCTTCTTTGGGTTTGCCTGGATTCTCTGCTTTTATCTCTGAAATATTTACATTGATAGGGGCTTTCAAATCAGAAAGCATTAACGGATTTATTCCACGCTGGATGGCTATTGGCGGAGCTTTGGGGATTTTGTTGGGAGCGGCTTATTTGTTGTGGACTTTGCAAAGAATGTTTTTTGGAACATTACGTTTAAAAGAAGAATCTTGGTTAAGCGCATTAAAGGATTTGAATGCAAGAGAAATCCTGACTTTTACACCCTTGGCTATTTTAGCATTGGTTTTGGGAATAATGCCATCGTTGGTTTTTGATGTAATTAATGCATCGGTAAACCAATTTATAACGCTGTTTAAATAG